In a genomic window of Fusarium verticillioides 7600 chromosome 11, whole genome shotgun sequence:
- a CDS encoding guanine deaminase yields the protein MPSVVVFRGAAIHSLDLQILEFVDDATLVISDGIIKGFWKNPADVPKDAVPSGAKIHHLPHGEFLIPGFVDTHNHAPQWPMRGLGQGLHILDWLDQVTFPFEARFSDPEYARKMYEHTVQDFLRQGITTASYYGSRHAEATRILADICHAKGQRAFVGKCNMDRNAPDYLREQSAEDSLRETKECVAHIRALSPAGEDQEGLVKPVVTPRFAICCTDDLLRGLGDMVQADDTLAMQTHFNEAQQEIDFTKELFPQFKGSEADLYESYGLLNKRSILAHCTIMTDYEKERLEVLKCGIAHCPIANMTVGGGFMVAPIRDFLRRGIKCGLGTDSGGGWASQMLAVIRQAMIASNAREVMSKGEDKALSLEEVFYLATMGGAKVLCLQDKIGNFEVGKEFDAIWIATTTGLQSAMTPREEEDSLRGLFEKYVMTGDDRNVAQVFVKGRRVAGNREYD from the coding sequence ATGCCTTCTGTCGTGGTGTTCCGTGGGGCAGCCATTCACTCACTCGACCTCCAAATTCTGGAATTTGTCGACGATGCAACTCTCGTCATCAGCGACGGCATCATTAAAGGATTTTGGAAGAACCCTGCCGATGTCCCCAAGGATGCAGTTCCCTCAGGTGCCaaaatccatcatctccctcatGGTGAATTTCTGATCCCAGGATTTGTTGATACGCATAATCACGCTCCTCAATGGCCGATGCGGGGTCTTGGTCAAGGTCTTCACATCCTCGATTGGCTCGACCAAGTGACGTTTCCCTTCGAGGCTCGCTTCTCTGATCCAGAATATGCGAGAAAGATGTATGAACATACAGTTCAGGACTTTCTGCGACAGGGAATCACAACTGCCTCGTACTATGGCTCTCGGCATGCCGAAGCGACACGCATCCTAGCCGACATATGCCACGCGAAAGGCCAACGCGCGTTTGTCGGAAAATGTAACATGGACAGAAATGCACCCGATTATCTTCGTGAGCAAAGCGCAGAGGACTCTCTTCGCGAGACCAAAGAGTGCGTTGCTCATATCCGTGCCCTGAGCCCCGCCGGAGAGGATCAAGAGGGGTTGGTGAAGCCAGTTGTTACACCAAGATTCGCCATCTGCTGCACTGACGATCTTCTTCGTGGCCTCGGAGATATGGTTCAAGCCGACGATACTCTGGCTATGCAGACACATTTCAACGAAGCTCAGCAAGAGATTGACTTCACTAAGGAGCTGTTCCCGCAGTTCAAAGGCAGCGAGGCCGATTTGTATGAAAGCTATGGTCTACTCAACAAGCGCAGCATCCTTGCGCACTGCACCATCATGACCGACTACGAAAAAGAACGCCTTGAAGTACTGAAATGTGGCATCGCCCATTGTCCTATTGCCAACATGACAGTCGGTGGTGGTTTCATGGTAGCACCTATCCGCGATTTCCTCCGCCGCGGAATTAAATGCGGTCTTGGTACTGATAGTGGAGGCGGCTGGGCATCTCAGATGCTAGCAGTCATTAGACAGGCGATGATAGCTTCAAATGCGCGCGAAGTTATGTCCAAGGGCGAAGACAAGGCTCTTTCACTTGAGGAAGTATTTTACCTGGCGACAATGGGGGGCGCCAAGGTCTTATGTCTCCAAGACAAGATCGGGAACTTTGAAGTTGGTAAGGAGTTTGATGCAATCTGGATAGCTACAACAACAGGACTGCAGTCTGCTATGACACCtagagaggaggaagactCACTGAGGGGCTTGTTTGAGAAGTATGTTATGACGGGCGATGATAGGAATGTGGCACAGGTTTTTGTCAAGGGTCGTAGAGTTGCCGGGAATCGAGAGTATGACTAG
- a CDS encoding hypothetical protein (At least one base has a quality score < 10) encodes MDHRSSEAIALRSTQRAPRSCLACASRKVKCDKSVPCSRCIKRGQAESCVREMVLIRGQVTTWQDGPETPTYQELKEENKRLRREITTQKEHQGHRQSNTLPQAHIPSRYIDDIEYTPGEFADGLWESLALESDTSKSPVTDWADVILPNVECSRKLIEFDMTWDSWVHYALEYPQFKDECDTLAESLEAGLALDEADVPWLAVYFSVLSTALLMMKDDEAQSLPLSPGVTIEQVSQNWYETALFCLHKADFLRVPNVHSVQAIAVLCMAFNNRGDSELGHHLRVSAIRIAQTLRLAKDDGEREKGHLSLEAERRLWWTLVICEWLNLTHESPVIDESDFSIPLPSVSHREAQATLVDPAHYHIFMARTSQVIYKFRISLKYGVKSLKNAIDIVKTADEGLASIIDSLPSHLQPESDAVTDAEIQDLESTQPWIKWQRYDLTLVLLHLRMHINRVLQKQWLSSPEEYHWARTVSVTSAMSLIWINRSWDQPASTRKQWALSYHIYSSAMFLLRECQSTSHEGKREYLDAIEAGLVLLDAVESHNLLARHAARVLRKSMSETGI; translated from the exons ATGGACCATCGCTCAAGTGAGGCAATTGCCCTTCGGTCGACGCAACGAGCGCCGCGTAGTTGTCTGGCATGCGCATCTCGCAAAGTCAAATGCGATAAATCTGTTCCTTGTTCACGATGCATCAAGCGTGGCCAGGCTGAATCATGTGTCAGGGAAATGGTCCTTATTCGCGGCCAGGTGACCAC ATGGCAAGACGGGCCCGAAACTCCGACATAccaagagctcaaggaagagaataAACGTCTAAGGCGAGAGATCACTACACAAAAGGAACATCAAGGGCACCGCCAAAGCAATACACTCCCGCAAGCCCATATACCTAGCAGGTATATCGATGATATAGAGTATACTCCAGGCGAGTTTGCTGATGGCTTATGGGAAAGCCTGGCTTTGGAGTCTGATACTAGCAAGTCCCCTGTAACAGATTGGGCGGATGTCATCCTGCCCAATGTAGAGTGCAGTAGGAAGCTTATAGAGTTTGATATGACATGGGACTCTTGGGTTCATTATGCTCTCGAATATCCTCAATTCAAGGACGAATGCGATACGCTCGCAGAAAGTTTAGAGGCAGGCCTTGcacttgatgaagctgacgTGCCATGGCTCGCTGTCTACTTCAGTGTCCTCAGT ACAGCtcttttgatgatgaaagacGACGAAGCTCAAAGCTTGCCACTCTCCCCAGGAGTTACCATAGAGCAAGTATCTCAAAATTGGTACGAGACAGCCCTTTTCTGTCTTCACAAGGCAGACTTCTTGCGTGTACCCAATGTGCATAGCGTGCAAGCAATAGCTGTCCTATGCATGGCCTTCAATAACCGTGGGGATTCGGAGCTGGGACATCACTTGCGAGTGTCGGCGATCCGAATTGCGCAAACTCTCCGCTTAGCAAAGGATGATGGCGAACGTGAGAAAGGGCATCTGAGCCTTGAAGCAGAGCGCCGTTTGTGGTGGACACTGGTTATCTGCGAATG GTTGAACTTGACGCATGAGTCCCCAGTTATAGACGAATCTGACTTTAGCATTCCCCTGCCTTCTGTCTCTCACCGTGAGGCACAGGCTACGCTCGTGGACCCCGCTCACTATCACATCTTTATGGCTCGAACATCGCAAGTCATATACAAGTTTCGCATATCACTGAAATACGGTGTCAAATCGTTGAAAAATGCTATCGACATCGTCAAAACTGCTGACGAAGGGCTAGCGAGCATTATTGACTCGTTGCCAAGTCACTTGCAGCCCGAGAGTGATGCAGTCACCGATGCAGAGATCCAAGATCTCGAGAGCACCCAACCGTGGATCAAGTGGCAACGCTACGACTTGACTCTCGTCCTCCTGCATCTGCGCATGCACATCAACCGTGTTCTTCAAAAGCAGTGGCTATCATCTCCCGAGGAATATCACTGGGCACGAACAGTTAGCGTCACATCTGCCATGAGCCTAATTTGGATTAATCGAAGCTGGGATCAGCCGGCGTCAACCAGAAAGCAGTG GGCGCTGTCGTACCATATTTACTCTTCTGCTATGTTTCTGCTGCGGGAATGCCAAAGCACTAGCCACGAGGGAAAACGTGAGTATCTCGATGCTATTGAAGCTGGGCTTGTCTTGCTGGACGCTGTTGAGTCACATAACCTACTAGCTCGGCATGCTGCCAGAGTCTTGCGGAAAAGTATGAGCGAAACCGGTATATGA